In the genome of Halodesulfovibrio sp. MK-HDV, the window CCAACGGAACAGATGGAGTTGCTGTCTACGACTCACAAATTTTCTCCAATGCACTCAAGCTGATCAGCATGGAACTCGATCTCCACAACGCTCTTATTAATGACGAGTTCTTTCTCGTATACCAGCCTGTTGTAGATACCGTAACGCGCGCCATGACAGGCTTTGAAGCGCTTGTTCGCTGGAAAAACAGTCAGGGCAACATCATTTCTCCAACAAAATTTATTCCGTTGGCAGAAGAAACAGGTCTGATCCTGCAGCTTGGCGAATGGGTATTGCATGAAGCATGTTCAACACTTGCAGGATGGCGCAAGAGCAATCCACTATTCAAAAATTTAAAAGTAAACGTTAACCTCTCTGCACGCCAGCTTTCCGACTTGGAGCTAACGGACATTGTTTCCAATATTCTTGAAAAAACCAATCTACCACCAGACTGTCTTCGTCTGGAGGTAACCGAAACCATGCTTATGGAAAATCCAGACTATGCAGACATTACCCTACGCAGACTCAGAGCATTAGGCGTGGGATTATGCATTGATGATTTCGGAACCGGCTACTCTTCACTCATGTACCTGCAACAATTTCCTATCAGCAATTTAAAAATCGACAGAAGCTTTGTTGCAGACATGGAGAAAAACCCCGCTAACTATGAAATAGTAAAAGCGGTAATTGCTCTTGCACACGCATTAGGCTTAACCGTTGTCGCTGAAGGGGTAGAAGAAGAGGAACAGCGAATAATGCTGCTAGAGGCAGGATGTGACTTTTCTCAGGGATATTTATTCTCGCGCCCAATCCCTCCGCAGGAACTTCCAAGCCTTCTCAGCTCCATGCAAGCCCCCCAGAAATGCCTCCCGCAGGCAGGATAACACCTTTCTTTATAGCTACGTGTAACATGAAAAGAATTCGACAGAGGACGATTACGATAGTACCCTGCTGAGATGTCAAAAACTCGCTCTACTAAAGAATCCTTCCTCACCGGCGCAAGCACCATCATCCCAGTAATGCCGGGCATTGTTCCCTTCGGTATGCTTACTGGGGTCGTTACAATTGCCGCCGGAATTTCTCCGCTCAAAGCCATTTTCATGACAATTTTCATGTTCGCCGGAGCCGCACAGGTTTCCGTTGCCCAACTTATGACAGAGAACAGTTCAGCCATCATTATCGTGGCTACAGCCATCATGATCAATTTGCGCTTTGTCATGTACAGTGCGTCAATTACGCCGCACCTCGGTCCATTAAGTCCTTGGCAGCGCTATATCTCTCGTACACTTTGTCAGATCAAGCGTACGCGGTTTCCATTGTGGAATTCACACAGAAGAGCAGCAAACATCACAAGCTCCCCTTCTTCGCCGGTGCGTGTACATCTCTCTATGTAACGTGGATGATTTCGACAATCAGCGGCATTTTTTTCGGCTCACTTATCCCTCCGGAATGGTCTTTTGACTTCGCAGTACCGCTCACCTTTTTAGCGCTGCTCGTGCCTAACATTGTTGATCGCCCGTCCGCTCTTGCCGCAGTCGTCGCCGCAATTGTTGCCATCCTTACGGTTTCGCTTCCGTACAATATGGGACTCATGATCGGGGCATTCTCTGGTATCTTTACCGGATATTTTGTCAGTAAAAGAAAAGGAGCATGCCATGAGTAATAGCACGTTCTGGATTGTTATTTCCGTCATCGGTGTCGCTACCATTATTATGCGCGGTTCTTTTATCCTTACGGCAGATCGATTCAAGCTTAGTGACAAGTTTACAGATATTCTCAAGTTCATTCCAGCGTCAGTGCTTGCGGCACTTGTCGCACCAGCAATTTTCTACCATGAAGGCATGGTTGACGCTTTACAGGGTAAAGAACGCCTGCTCGCCGGAATTATTGCCTTACTTGTTGCATACAAAACGCGAAATATTTTTTTCACCATTCTTACCGGAATGGGAACATTGTATTTGATGCAGTACTTGTTCTAGCAGCCTGCACTTGGGGTCTAAAAAACTTTTACCCACAATTGCATCTTTAGATTGCGCAAAAACAAAAAAGCCTCCAAGCTGAAACTGTAAAACATTGCCGCTCTTCGTAACGACAAAAAATTGGAGCCAATCTCGCTCCCACGGTAAACTGAGTTCTTCTTTTACCATCGAACTCTTTTACCACATATAACAACTGGAGGACTCTTGGTAGTTGCACTTGCATTTATTCTTTCAGCATCATTATTGATAGCTAAGCTCGCCAACAAAAAAAGCCCACAATTAGTACGAATCAATAAAAAAGTAAAAAAAAATCCCCTGTTACGAAGATACGTAACAGGGGATTTTTGTATTCTTAACCGCACATTATCTACAGTTATTCAATGCTTCAGCAGCAATACGCATGTGCTGCTTTTCTGACTGACAAAGTGAGAGAAAATGCTTTTCCATCACAGAGTCTTTATACAAGTGTGCCATGTTCCGGTACAAATCATATGCAGAAAATTCTATGGCCATAGCCATTTCAACAACATTCTGACATTCAGTACCTTCTTGCATCAGCTTCTCTGCAAGCTCATCAAAGTCGAGTCCACCTTCAAGGA includes:
- a CDS encoding AzlC family ABC transporter permease — protein: MSKTRSTKESFLTGASTIIPVMPGIVPFGMLTGVVTIAAGISPLKAIFMTIFMFAGAAQVSVAQLMTENSSAIIIVATAIMINLRFVMYSASITPHLGPLSPWQRYISRTLCQIKRTRFPLWNSHRRAANITSSPSSPVRVHLSM
- a CDS encoding AzlD domain-containing protein, encoding MSNSTFWIVISVIGVATIIMRGSFILTADRFKLSDKFTDILKFIPASVLAALVAPAIFYHEGMVDALQGKERLLAGIIALLVAYKTRNIFFTILTGMGTLYLMQYLF